A section of the Paramisgurnus dabryanus chromosome 4, PD_genome_1.1, whole genome shotgun sequence genome encodes:
- the LOC135750714 gene encoding uncharacterized protein isoform X11 codes for MSQTRSSSVRSYSSRAQVSKSYSSSGAAAGYGFKGHGGGISQAYGQSLKASGSAGIGVGSGSGFGAVSGRSISSGLKIAAGSISAAGGLAGGSFSAAEGLVGGSAPAAGGSVSAAFKAGGGSFMDNMANIVTDKQQLQVLNDRLATYLEKVKRLEFTNRDLNEKLRSFTLKRVQTTHDFGPYQMQIRPLREQILALIQENTNITLSIDNAKLAAEDFRQKYETELGIRQSVEADIANLKVLKKEYETTYDVLQHELSVLTSELKNVEDTYQQEMIGLRGQISGTVTVDVQEVESTDLAQVLSEIRSEYEMVIERNRKEAEQWYTKQLEKKTAEVAIVTETTVTGGTEITESRKQMSGLQTHYDSILVEKTNLEQRLTQVQGHYQAQLFKLSQLAGRLEGELISIRESSLQQSRDYQLLLSTKVQLEREINTYRALLEGAGGVTGLATNSQTVDVNKTVSIVGSSVSTEKVTTDVGLQGGINTSFLITGVQSGASTLTGVSTEELTTEFGLQGGSNASVMITGAQSEFTLTGVSTEVVTTELETQGGINTSFVFGGEAVTTELETQGGINTSFLIAGAQSGVSTAEAVTTELGLQGGSDASLVITGAQSEGSTLIGVSTEVVTTEFETQGGINTSFVFGGEAVTTELETQGGINTSFVIAGEAVTTELGLQGGSNASLVITGAQSEGSTLIGVSTEVVTTEFATQGGSNASFLITGAQSDVSTAEVVTNEIATQGGINTSFVITGAQSDVSTAEVVTSEFGLQGGSDASVVIIGAQSEASTLTGLSTEAVTTEFATQGGINSSFVITGAQSGVSTAEVVTTEFATQSGSNASFLITGAQSGGATLTGLSTGGVTTEFGTQGGSNASFLITGAQSGGPILTGISTEAVTTEFATQGGSNASFVITGAQSGGATLTGLSTGGVTTEFGTQGGSNASFLITGAQSGGPILTGVSSEAVTTQFTTQGGSNASFLITGAQSGGATLTGLSTGGVTTGFGTQGGLIITNTQSEGAVLTEVSAGGVVAEAGFPN; via the exons ATGTCTCAGACTAGAAGCTCTTCTGTAAGATCCTACAGTAGCCGCGCCCAGGTGTCCAAGAGTTATTCTAGCTCTGGAGCTGCCGCAGGATACGGATTTAAAGGTCATGGAGGTGGAATTAGTCAGGCGTATGGACAGTCTTTGAAGGCCAGCGGCAGCGCTGGGATAGGTGTAGGGTCAGGGTCTGGGTTTGGGGCAGTGAGTGGAAGATCCATCTCATCTGGTTTAAAAATAGCTGCAGGTTCCATTTCAGCTGCTGGAGGTTTGGCTGGAGGTTCTTTCTCTGCTGCTGAGGGTTTGGTTGGAGGTTCTGCCCCAGCTGCTGGAGGTTCTGTCTCGGCTGCTTTTAAGGCAGGTGGAGGATCTTTCATGGATAACATGGCAAACATCGTCACTGATAAACAGCAGCTGCAGGTTCTGAACGACCGCCTTGCCACTTACCTGGAGAAGGTGAAACGTCTGGAGTTCACAAACCGTGATCTTAATGAGAAACTCAGATCATTCACCCTCAAAAGAGTTCAAACTACCCATGACTTTGGGCCGTATCAAATGCAGATCAGACCTTTGCGTGAACAG ATTCTGGCTCTTATTCAAGAAAACACCAATATTACTTTGTCCATTGACAATGCCAAACTGGCTGCCGAAGATTTTAGACAGAA GTATGAGACAGAGTTGGGCATCCGTCAATCTGTGGAGGCAGACATAGCCAATCTGAAAGTTCTGAAGAAAGAGTATGAGACAACATATGATGTGTTACAGCATGAGCTCAGTGTCTTAACAAGTGAACTCAAAAATGTTGAAGATACATACCAGCAG GAGATGATTGGACTTCGAGGGCAGATTTCAGGCACAGTGACTGTGGATGTGCAGGAGGTGGAGAGTACAGATCTGGCACAAGTTCTGTCTGAGATCCGTTCCGAGTATGAGATGGTCATCGAAAGGAACCGCAAGGAGGCAGAACAATGGTACACTAAACAG CTGGAGAAGAAAACCGCAGAGGTTGCGATTGTCACCGAGACGACGGTCACTGGTGGTACTGAGATCACAGAGAGCCGCAAACAGATGTCTGGGTTGCAGACGCACTATGACTCCATATTGGTAGAG AAAACCAACCTAGAGCAGCGTCTGACGCAGGTTCAGGGTCACTATCAGGCACAGTTGTTTAAATTGAGTCAGTTGGCTGGACGTCTTGAGGGGGAGCTCATTTCCATCCGTGAGAGTTCACTGCAGCAGAGTCGAGACTACCAGCTGCTCCTGAGCACTAAAGTTCAACTGGAAAGAGAGATCAACACTTACAGAGCTCTGCTAGAGGGTGCCGGAGGGGTCACAGGGCTCGCGACCAACTCACAGACTGTGGATGTCAACAAAACTGTTTCAATTGTTGGTTCCAGTGTCTCAACTGAAAAAGTGACAACAGACGTTG gATTACAGGGCGGAATTAACACCTCATTCTTGATTACTGGTGTGCAATCTGGTGCTTCCACTTTAACTGGGGTTTCTACAGAAGAATTGACAACAGAATTTG GATTACAGGGTGGAAGTAACGCCTCAGTCATGATTACCGGTGCGCAATCCGAATTCACTTTAACTGGGGTTTCTACAGAAGTTGTGACAACAGAATTGG AAACACAAGGTGGAATTAACACCTCATTTGTGTTTGGTGGTGAAGCAGTCACAACAGAATTGG AAACACAAGGTGGAATTAACACCTCATTTTTGATTGCTGGTGCACAATCTGGTGTTTCCACTGCAGAAGCAGTCACAACAGAATTGG GATTACAGGGTGGAAGTGACGCTTCACTCGTGATTACCGGTGCACAATCCGAAGGTTCCACTTTAATTGGGGTTTCTACAGAAGTTGTGACAACAGAATTTG AAACACAAGGTGGAATTAACACCTCATTTGTGTTTGGTGGTGAAGCAGTCACAACAGAATTGG AAACACAAGGTGGAATTAACACCTCATTTGTGATTGCTGGTGAAGCAGTCACAACAGAATTGG GATTACAGGGTGGAAGCAACGCTTCACTCGTGATAACCGGTGCGCAATCCGAAGGTTCCACTTTAATTGGGGTTTCTACAGAAGTTGTGACAACAGAATTTG CAACACAGGGTGGAAGTAACGCCTCATTCTTGATTACTGGTGCACAGTCTGATGTTTCCACTGCAGAAGTAGTGACAAACGAAATTG CAACACAGGGTGGAATTAACACCTCATTCGTGATTACTGGTGCACAGTCTGATGTTTCCACTGCAGAAGTAGTGACATCCGAATTTG GATTACAGGGTGGAAGTGACGCTTCAGTTGTGATTATCGGTGCGCAATCCGAAGCTTCCACTTTAACTGGGCTTTCTACAGAAGCTGTGACAACAGAATTTG CAACACAGGGTGGAATAAACTCTTCATTCGTGATTACTGGTGCACAGTCTGGTGTTTCCACTGCAGAAGTAGTGACAACCGAATTCG CAACACAGAGTGGAAGTAACGCCTCATTCTTGATCACTGGTGCTCAGTCTGGTGGTGCCACTCTAACTGGGCTTTCTACAGGAGGAGTCACAACAGAATTTG GAACACAGGGTGGGAGTAACGCCTCATTCTTGATCACTGGTGCTCAGTCTGGTGGTCCCATTCTCACTGGGATTTCCACAGAAGCAGTGACAACAGAATTTG CAACACAGGGTGGAAGTAACGCCTCATTCGTGATCACTGGTGCTCAGTCTGGTGGTGCCACTCTAACTGGGCTTTCTACAGGAGGAGTCACAACAGAATTTG GAACACAGGGTGGGAGTAACGCCTCATTCTTGATTACTGGTGCTCAGTCTGGTGGTCCCATTCTCACTGGGGTTTCTTCAGAAGCAGTGACAACACAATTTA CAACACAGGGTGGAAGTAACGCCTCATTCTTGATCACTGGTGCTCAGTCTGGTGGTGCCACTCTAACTGGGCTTTCTACTGGAGGAGTCACAACTGGATTTG GGACACAGGGTGGACTCATAATAACTAATACTCAATCCGAAGGTGCTGTTTTAACTGAGGTTTCGGCAGGAGGAGTGGTAGCAGAAGCTGGTTTTCCTAACTGA
- the LOC135750714 gene encoding uncharacterized protein isoform X13: MSQTRSSSVRSYSSRAQVSKSYSSSGAAAGYGFKGHGGGISQAYGQSLKASGSAGIGVGSGSGFGAVSGRSISSGLKIAAGSISAAGGLAGGSFSAAEGLVGGSAPAAGGSVSAAFKAGGGSFMDNMANIVTDKQQLQVLNDRLATYLEKVKRLEFTNRDLNEKLRSFTLKRVQTTHDFGPYQMQIRPLREQILALIQENTNITLSIDNAKLAAEDFRQKYETELGIRQSVEADIANLKVLKKEYETTYDVLQHELSVLTSELKNVEDTYQQEMIGLRGQISGTVTVDVQEVESTDLAQVLSEIRSEYEMVIERNRKEAEQWYTKQLEKKTAEVAIVTETTVTGGTEITESRKQMSGLQTHYDSILVEKTNLEQRLTQVQGHYQAQLFKLSQLAGRLEGELISIRESSLQQSRDYQLLLSTKVQLEREINTYRALLEGAGGVTGLATNSQTVDVNKTVSIVGSSVSTEKVTTDVGLQGGINTSFLITGVQSGASTLTGVSTEELTTEFGLQGGSNASVMITGAQSEFTLTGVSTEVVTTELETQGGINTSFVFGGEAVTTELETQGGINTSFLIAGAQSGVSTAEAVTTELGLQGGSDASLVITGAQSEGSTLIGVSTEVVTTEFETQGGINTSFVFGGEAVTTELETQGGINTSFVIAGEAVTTELGLQGGSNASLVITGAQSEGSTLIGVSTEVVTTEFATQGGSNASFLITGAQSDVSTAEVVTNEIATQGGINTSFVITGAQSDVSTAEVVTSEFGLQGGSDASVVIIGAQSEASTLTGLSTEAVTTEFATQGGINSSFVITGAQSGVSTAEVVTTEFATQGGSNASFVITGAQSGGATLTGLSTGGVTTEFGTQGGSNASFLITGAQSGGPILTGISTEAVTTEFATQSGSNASFLITGAQSGGATLTGLSTGGVTTGLGTQGGSNASFLITGAQSGGPILTGVSSEAVTTQFTTQGGSNASFLITGAQSGGATLTGLSTGGVTTGFGTQGGLIITNTQSEGAVLTEVSAGGVVAEAGFPN; this comes from the exons ATGTCTCAGACTAGAAGCTCTTCTGTAAGATCCTACAGTAGCCGCGCCCAGGTGTCCAAGAGTTATTCTAGCTCTGGAGCTGCCGCAGGATACGGATTTAAAGGTCATGGAGGTGGAATTAGTCAGGCGTATGGACAGTCTTTGAAGGCCAGCGGCAGCGCTGGGATAGGTGTAGGGTCAGGGTCTGGGTTTGGGGCAGTGAGTGGAAGATCCATCTCATCTGGTTTAAAAATAGCTGCAGGTTCCATTTCAGCTGCTGGAGGTTTGGCTGGAGGTTCTTTCTCTGCTGCTGAGGGTTTGGTTGGAGGTTCTGCCCCAGCTGCTGGAGGTTCTGTCTCGGCTGCTTTTAAGGCAGGTGGAGGATCTTTCATGGATAACATGGCAAACATCGTCACTGATAAACAGCAGCTGCAGGTTCTGAACGACCGCCTTGCCACTTACCTGGAGAAGGTGAAACGTCTGGAGTTCACAAACCGTGATCTTAATGAGAAACTCAGATCATTCACCCTCAAAAGAGTTCAAACTACCCATGACTTTGGGCCGTATCAAATGCAGATCAGACCTTTGCGTGAACAG ATTCTGGCTCTTATTCAAGAAAACACCAATATTACTTTGTCCATTGACAATGCCAAACTGGCTGCCGAAGATTTTAGACAGAA GTATGAGACAGAGTTGGGCATCCGTCAATCTGTGGAGGCAGACATAGCCAATCTGAAAGTTCTGAAGAAAGAGTATGAGACAACATATGATGTGTTACAGCATGAGCTCAGTGTCTTAACAAGTGAACTCAAAAATGTTGAAGATACATACCAGCAG GAGATGATTGGACTTCGAGGGCAGATTTCAGGCACAGTGACTGTGGATGTGCAGGAGGTGGAGAGTACAGATCTGGCACAAGTTCTGTCTGAGATCCGTTCCGAGTATGAGATGGTCATCGAAAGGAACCGCAAGGAGGCAGAACAATGGTACACTAAACAG CTGGAGAAGAAAACCGCAGAGGTTGCGATTGTCACCGAGACGACGGTCACTGGTGGTACTGAGATCACAGAGAGCCGCAAACAGATGTCTGGGTTGCAGACGCACTATGACTCCATATTGGTAGAG AAAACCAACCTAGAGCAGCGTCTGACGCAGGTTCAGGGTCACTATCAGGCACAGTTGTTTAAATTGAGTCAGTTGGCTGGACGTCTTGAGGGGGAGCTCATTTCCATCCGTGAGAGTTCACTGCAGCAGAGTCGAGACTACCAGCTGCTCCTGAGCACTAAAGTTCAACTGGAAAGAGAGATCAACACTTACAGAGCTCTGCTAGAGGGTGCCGGAGGGGTCACAGGGCTCGCGACCAACTCACAGACTGTGGATGTCAACAAAACTGTTTCAATTGTTGGTTCCAGTGTCTCAACTGAAAAAGTGACAACAGACGTTG gATTACAGGGCGGAATTAACACCTCATTCTTGATTACTGGTGTGCAATCTGGTGCTTCCACTTTAACTGGGGTTTCTACAGAAGAATTGACAACAGAATTTG GATTACAGGGTGGAAGTAACGCCTCAGTCATGATTACCGGTGCGCAATCCGAATTCACTTTAACTGGGGTTTCTACAGAAGTTGTGACAACAGAATTGG AAACACAAGGTGGAATTAACACCTCATTTGTGTTTGGTGGTGAAGCAGTCACAACAGAATTGG AAACACAAGGTGGAATTAACACCTCATTTTTGATTGCTGGTGCACAATCTGGTGTTTCCACTGCAGAAGCAGTCACAACAGAATTGG GATTACAGGGTGGAAGTGACGCTTCACTCGTGATTACCGGTGCACAATCCGAAGGTTCCACTTTAATTGGGGTTTCTACAGAAGTTGTGACAACAGAATTTG AAACACAAGGTGGAATTAACACCTCATTTGTGTTTGGTGGTGAAGCAGTCACAACAGAATTGG AAACACAAGGTGGAATTAACACCTCATTTGTGATTGCTGGTGAAGCAGTCACAACAGAATTGG GATTACAGGGTGGAAGCAACGCTTCACTCGTGATAACCGGTGCGCAATCCGAAGGTTCCACTTTAATTGGGGTTTCTACAGAAGTTGTGACAACAGAATTTG CAACACAGGGTGGAAGTAACGCCTCATTCTTGATTACTGGTGCACAGTCTGATGTTTCCACTGCAGAAGTAGTGACAAACGAAATTG CAACACAGGGTGGAATTAACACCTCATTCGTGATTACTGGTGCACAGTCTGATGTTTCCACTGCAGAAGTAGTGACATCCGAATTTG GATTACAGGGTGGAAGTGACGCTTCAGTTGTGATTATCGGTGCGCAATCCGAAGCTTCCACTTTAACTGGGCTTTCTACAGAAGCTGTGACAACAGAATTTG CAACACAGGGTGGAATAAACTCTTCATTCGTGATTACTGGTGCACAGTCTGGTGTTTCCACTGCAGAAGTAGTGACAACCGAATTCG CAACACAGGGTGGAAGTAACGCCTCATTCGTGATCACTGGTGCTCAGTCTGGTGGTGCCACTCTAACTGGGCTTTCTACAGGAGGAGTCACAACAGAATTTG GAACACAGGGTGGGAGTAACGCCTCATTCTTGATCACTGGTGCTCAGTCTGGTGGTCCCATTCTCACTGGGATTTCCACAGAAGCAGTGACAACAGAATTTG CAACACAAAGTGGAAGTAACGCCTCATTCTTGATCACTGGTGCTCAGTCTGGTGGTGCCACTCTAACTGGGCTTTCTACTGGAGGAGTCACAACAGGACTTG GAACACAGGGTGGGAGTAACGCCTCATTCTTGATTACTGGTGCTCAGTCTGGTGGTCCCATTCTCACTGGGGTTTCTTCAGAAGCAGTGACAACACAATTTA CAACACAGGGTGGAAGTAACGCCTCATTCTTGATCACTGGTGCTCAGTCTGGTGGTGCCACTCTAACTGGGCTTTCTACTGGAGGAGTCACAACTGGATTTG GGACACAGGGTGGACTCATAATAACTAATACTCAATCCGAAGGTGCTGTTTTAACTGAGGTTTCGGCAGGAGGAGTGGTAGCAGAAGCTGGTTTTCCTAACTGA
- the LOC135750714 gene encoding uncharacterized protein isoform X20: MSQTRSSSVRSYSSRAQVSKSYSSSGAAAGYGFKGHGGGISQAYGQSLKASGSAGIGVGSGSGFGAVSGRSISSGLKIAAGSISAAGGLAGGSFSAAEGLVGGSAPAAGGSVSAAFKAGGGSFMDNMANIVTDKQQLQVLNDRLATYLEKVKRLEFTNRDLNEKLRSFTLKRVQTTHDFGPYQMQIRPLREQILALIQENTNITLSIDNAKLAAEDFRQKYETELGIRQSVEADIANLKVLKKEYETTYDVLQHELSVLTSELKNVEDTYQQEMIGLRGQISGTVTVDVQEVESTDLAQVLSEIRSEYEMVIERNRKEAEQWYTKQLEKKTAEVAIVTETTVTGGTEITESRKQMSGLQTHYDSILVEKTNLEQRLTQVQGHYQAQLFKLSQLAGRLEGELISIRESSLQQSRDYQLLLSTKVQLEREINTYRALLEGAGGVTGLATNSQTVDVNKTVSIVGSSVSTEKVTTDVGLQGGINTSFLITGVQSGASTLTGVSTEELTTEFGLQGGSNASVMITGAQSEFTLTGVSTEVVTTELETQGGINTSFVFGGEAVTTELETQGGINTSFLIAGAQSGVSTAEAVTTELETQGGINTSFVIAGEAVTTELGLQGGSDASVVIIGAQSEASTLTGLSTEAVTTEFATQGGINSSFVITGAQSGVSTAEVVTTEFATQSGSNASFLITGAQSGGATLTGLSTGGVTTEFGTQGGSNASFLITGAQSGGPILTGISTEAVTTEFATQGGSNASFVITGAQSGGATLTGLSTGGVTTEFGTQGGSNASFLITGAQSGGPILTGISTEAVTTEFATQSGSNASFLITGAQSGGATLTGLSTGGVTTGLGTQGGSNASFLITGAQSGGPILTGVSSEAVTTQFTTQGGSNASFLITGAQSGGATLTGLSTGGVTTGFGTQGGLIITNTQSEGAVLTEVSAGGVVAEAGFPN, from the exons ATGTCTCAGACTAGAAGCTCTTCTGTAAGATCCTACAGTAGCCGCGCCCAGGTGTCCAAGAGTTATTCTAGCTCTGGAGCTGCCGCAGGATACGGATTTAAAGGTCATGGAGGTGGAATTAGTCAGGCGTATGGACAGTCTTTGAAGGCCAGCGGCAGCGCTGGGATAGGTGTAGGGTCAGGGTCTGGGTTTGGGGCAGTGAGTGGAAGATCCATCTCATCTGGTTTAAAAATAGCTGCAGGTTCCATTTCAGCTGCTGGAGGTTTGGCTGGAGGTTCTTTCTCTGCTGCTGAGGGTTTGGTTGGAGGTTCTGCCCCAGCTGCTGGAGGTTCTGTCTCGGCTGCTTTTAAGGCAGGTGGAGGATCTTTCATGGATAACATGGCAAACATCGTCACTGATAAACAGCAGCTGCAGGTTCTGAACGACCGCCTTGCCACTTACCTGGAGAAGGTGAAACGTCTGGAGTTCACAAACCGTGATCTTAATGAGAAACTCAGATCATTCACCCTCAAAAGAGTTCAAACTACCCATGACTTTGGGCCGTATCAAATGCAGATCAGACCTTTGCGTGAACAG ATTCTGGCTCTTATTCAAGAAAACACCAATATTACTTTGTCCATTGACAATGCCAAACTGGCTGCCGAAGATTTTAGACAGAA GTATGAGACAGAGTTGGGCATCCGTCAATCTGTGGAGGCAGACATAGCCAATCTGAAAGTTCTGAAGAAAGAGTATGAGACAACATATGATGTGTTACAGCATGAGCTCAGTGTCTTAACAAGTGAACTCAAAAATGTTGAAGATACATACCAGCAG GAGATGATTGGACTTCGAGGGCAGATTTCAGGCACAGTGACTGTGGATGTGCAGGAGGTGGAGAGTACAGATCTGGCACAAGTTCTGTCTGAGATCCGTTCCGAGTATGAGATGGTCATCGAAAGGAACCGCAAGGAGGCAGAACAATGGTACACTAAACAG CTGGAGAAGAAAACCGCAGAGGTTGCGATTGTCACCGAGACGACGGTCACTGGTGGTACTGAGATCACAGAGAGCCGCAAACAGATGTCTGGGTTGCAGACGCACTATGACTCCATATTGGTAGAG AAAACCAACCTAGAGCAGCGTCTGACGCAGGTTCAGGGTCACTATCAGGCACAGTTGTTTAAATTGAGTCAGTTGGCTGGACGTCTTGAGGGGGAGCTCATTTCCATCCGTGAGAGTTCACTGCAGCAGAGTCGAGACTACCAGCTGCTCCTGAGCACTAAAGTTCAACTGGAAAGAGAGATCAACACTTACAGAGCTCTGCTAGAGGGTGCCGGAGGGGTCACAGGGCTCGCGACCAACTCACAGACTGTGGATGTCAACAAAACTGTTTCAATTGTTGGTTCCAGTGTCTCAACTGAAAAAGTGACAACAGACGTTG gATTACAGGGCGGAATTAACACCTCATTCTTGATTACTGGTGTGCAATCTGGTGCTTCCACTTTAACTGGGGTTTCTACAGAAGAATTGACAACAGAATTTG GATTACAGGGTGGAAGTAACGCCTCAGTCATGATTACCGGTGCGCAATCCGAATTCACTTTAACTGGGGTTTCTACAGAAGTTGTGACAACAGAATTGG AAACACAAGGTGGAATTAACACCTCATTTGTGTTTGGTGGTGAAGCAGTCACAACAGAATTGG AAACACAAGGTGGAATTAACACCTCATTTTTGATTGCTGGTGCACAATCTGGTGTTTCCACTGCAGAAGCAGTCACAACAGAATTGG AAACACAAGGTGGAATTAACACCTCATTTGTGATTGCTGGTGAAGCAGTCACAACAGAATTGG GATTACAGGGTGGAAGTGACGCTTCAGTTGTGATTATCGGTGCGCAATCCGAAGCTTCCACTTTAACTGGGCTTTCTACAGAAGCTGTGACAACAGAATTTG CAACACAGGGTGGAATAAACTCTTCATTCGTGATTACTGGTGCACAGTCTGGTGTTTCCACTGCAGAAGTAGTGACAACCGAATTCG CAACACAGAGTGGAAGTAACGCCTCATTCTTGATCACTGGTGCTCAGTCTGGTGGTGCCACTCTAACTGGGCTTTCTACAGGAGGAGTCACAACAGAATTTG GAACACAGGGTGGGAGTAACGCCTCATTCTTGATCACTGGTGCTCAGTCTGGTGGTCCCATTCTCACTGGGATTTCCACAGAAGCAGTGACAACAGAATTTG CAACACAGGGTGGAAGTAACGCCTCATTCGTGATCACTGGTGCTCAGTCTGGTGGTGCCACTCTAACTGGGCTTTCTACAGGAGGAGTCACAACAGAATTTG GAACACAGGGTGGGAGTAACGCCTCATTCTTGATCACTGGTGCTCAGTCTGGTGGTCCCATTCTCACTGGGATTTCCACAGAAGCAGTGACAACAGAATTTG CAACACAAAGTGGAAGTAACGCCTCATTCTTGATCACTGGTGCTCAGTCTGGTGGTGCCACTCTAACTGGGCTTTCTACTGGAGGAGTCACAACAGGACTTG GAACACAGGGTGGGAGTAACGCCTCATTCTTGATTACTGGTGCTCAGTCTGGTGGTCCCATTCTCACTGGGGTTTCTTCAGAAGCAGTGACAACACAATTTA CAACACAGGGTGGAAGTAACGCCTCATTCTTGATCACTGGTGCTCAGTCTGGTGGTGCCACTCTAACTGGGCTTTCTACTGGAGGAGTCACAACTGGATTTG GGACACAGGGTGGACTCATAATAACTAATACTCAATCCGAAGGTGCTGTTTTAACTGAGGTTTCGGCAGGAGGAGTGGTAGCAGAAGCTGGTTTTCCTAACTGA